One Takifugu rubripes chromosome 2, fTakRub1.2, whole genome shotgun sequence genomic region harbors:
- the rps6ka1 gene encoding ribosomal protein S6 kinase alpha-1 isoform X1, which yields MEKEKKKFNLSSLLRIYLGKNKKSLHCHSCRPPPASDTSTEPAPPPGRDWTEDGDIKEINITHVVKEGSEKADASQFELLKVLGQGSFGKVFLVRKVTPPDANQLYAMKVLKKATLKVRDRVRTKMERDILADVNHPFVVKLHYAFQTEGKLYLILDFLRGGDLFTRLSKEVMFTEEDVKFYLAELALGLDHLHSLGIIYRDLKPENILLDEEGHIKLTDFGLCKEAIDHEKKAYSFCGTVEYMAPEVVNRQGHTHSADWWSFGVLMFEMLTGSLPFQGKDRKETMNLILKARLGMPQFLSAEAQSLLRALFKRNPANRLGSGADGAEEIKRHGFFSTIDWNKLFRREMKPPFRPAVARPDDTFYFDSEFTSRTPKDSPGVPPSAGAHQLFRGFSFIASTLLEEEGSEEQAKPQPHPVVQQLHGKNLLFSDGYVLKEDIGMGSFSICKRCIHKATNTEYAVKMIDKTSTDPSEEIEILLRYGQHPNIITLKDVYDNGKQVFLVTELMRGGELLDRILKQKFFSEREASAVLHTITRTVEYLHSQGVVHRDLKPSNILYVDDSGNPESIRICDFGFAKQLRANNGLLMTPCYTANFVAPEVLKRQGYDEGCDIWSLGVLLYTMLAGFTPFANGPEDTPDEILNRIGNGHFSLGGGNWETMSDAAKDLVSKMLHVDPHQRLTARQVLRHPWIVHRDKLPNSQLPHHDPKLVKGAMAATYSALKNSQPPPELKPIESSFLAQRRVRKLPSTSL from the exons atggagaaagagaagaaaaagtttAACCTAAGCAGCTTGCTGAGAATCTACCTGGGCAAAAATAAGAAAAGCCTtcactgtcacagctgcagacCGCCGCCAGCATCAGACACCAGCACCGAACCCGCACCGCCCCCCGGCAGGGACTGGACG GAAGATGGAGACATCAAGGAGATCAACATTACCCACGTGGTCAAGGAGGGCTCGGAGAAGGCTGATGCTTCTCAGTTTGAGCTCCTCAAAGTTTTGGGTCAGGGGTCCTTTGGCAAA GTGTTCCTGGTACGAAAGGTGACGCCTCCAGATGCCAACCAACTCTACGCCATGAAGGTCCTGAAGAAGGCGACGCTGAAAG TGAGGGACCGCGTGAGGACCAAGATGGAGAGGGACATCCTTGCCGACGTCAACCATCCGTTTGTGGTCAAGCTGCACTACG CGTTCCAGACCGAAGGGAAGCTCTACTTGATCCTGGACTTCCTCAGAGGAGGGGATCTCTTCACCAGGCTTTCCAAAGAG GTGATGTTTACAGAAGAGGATGTAAAGTTCTATCTGGCAGAGCTGGCATTAGGACTGGACCACCTCCACAGCCTGGGCATCATATACAGAGACCTCAAACCTGAGAA CATTCTCCTCGATGAAGAGGGCCACATCAAACTCACGG aTTTTGGCTTGTGTAAAGAAGCCATCGACCACGAGAAAAAAGCCTATTCCTTCTGCGGCACTGTGGAGTACATGGCCCCAGAGGTGGTCAACAGGCAGGGACACACGCACAGCGCCGACTGGTGGTCGTTTGGAGTACTAATG TTTGAGATGCTGACCGGCTCTCTGCCCTTTCAAGGAAAGGACCGTAAAGAAACCATGAACCTGATTCTCAA GGCACGTCTGGGAATGCCTCAGTTCTTGAGCGCCGAGGCCCAGTCACTGCTCAGGGCTTTGTTCAAGAGGAACCCGGCCAACAGGCTCG gatCTGGAGCTGATGGTGCCGAGGAGATCAAGCGACATGGCTTCTTCTCCACCATAGATTGGAAT AAACTCTTCAGGAGAGAAATGAAGCCTCCTTTCAGGCCAGCAGTGGCACGTCCGGATGATACCTTCTACTTTGATTCTGAGTTCACATCTCGCACCCCTAAAG ACTCCCCGGGTGTACCCCCCAGCGCCGGAGCCCACCAGCTCTTCAGAGGCTTCAGCTTTATAGCATCaactctgctggaggaggaaggttcGGAGGAACAAGCCAAGCCTCAGCCACACCCAGTGGTGCAG CAACTGCACGGGAAGAACCTGCTGTTCAGCGACGGCTACGTGCTGAAGGAAGACATCGGCATGGGCTCCTTCTCCATCTGCAAACGCTGCATCCACAAAGCCACCAACACCGAATACGCCGTCAAG ATGATCGATAAGACCAGCACGGATCCTTCTGAAGAGATCGAGATTCTGCTTCGGTATGGACAGCACCCGAACATCATAACGCTGAAGGAC GTGTACGACAACGGCAAGCAGGTGTTCCTGGTGACGGAGCTGATGCGAGGAGGGGAGCTGCTGGATCGGATCCTCAAACAGAAGTTCTTTTCGGAGAGAGAGGCCAGCGCTGTTCTTCACACCATCACCAGGACCGTGGAGTACCTGCACTCGCAGGGG GTGGTGCACAGAGACCTGAAGCCTAGCAACATCCTCTATGTAGACGATTCTGGAAATCCGGAGTCCATCCGGATCTGTGACTTCGGCTTCGCTAAGCAGCTGCGTGCTAACAACGGCCTGCTGATGACGCCGTGCTACACTGCTAACTTTGTGGCTCCGGAG GTGCTGAAGCGCCAAGGCTACGACGAGGGCTGCGACATCTGGAGCCTGGGGGTTCTGCTCTACACCATGCTGGCTGG CTTTACACCGTTCGCCAACGGGCCCGAGGACACCCCGGACGAGATCCTGAACAGGATCGGCAACGGTCACTTCAGCCTGGGCGGGGGCAACTGGGAAACTATGTCAGACGCCGCCAAG GACCTGGTGTCCAAGATGCTCCATGTGGACCCCCACCAAAGACTGACGGCCCGGCAGGTCCTCAGACATCCCTGGATCGTCCATAGGGACAAACTGCCCAACAGCCAGCTCCCGCACCACGATCCCAAACTGGTTAAG GGTGCGATGGCAGCCACCTACTCCGCCCTGAAGAACTCCCAACCCCCTCCCGAGCTGAAGCCCATCGAGAGCTCCTTCCTGGCCCAAAGACGTGTGAGGAAGCTTCCTTCCACGTCCCTGTAG
- the rps6ka1 gene encoding ribosomal protein S6 kinase alpha-1 isoform X4 yields the protein MWRFLFRTKTQTGEEDGDIKEINITHVVKEGSEKADASQFELLKVLGQGSFGKVFLVRKVTPPDANQLYAMKVLKKATLKVRDRVRTKMERDILADVNHPFVVKLHYAFQTEGKLYLILDFLRGGDLFTRLSKEVMFTEEDVKFYLAELALGLDHLHSLGIIYRDLKPENILLDEEGHIKLTDFGLCKEAIDHEKKAYSFCGTVEYMAPEVVNRQGHTHSADWWSFGVLMFEMLTGSLPFQGKDRKETMNLILKARLGMPQFLSAEAQSLLRALFKRNPANRLGSGADGAEEIKRHGFFSTIDWNKLFRREMKPPFRPAVARPDDTFYFDSEFTSRTPKDSPGVPPSAGAHQLFRGFSFIASTLLEEEGSEEQAKPQPHPVVQQLHGKNLLFSDGYVLKEDIGMGSFSICKRCIHKATNTEYAVKMIDKTSTDPSEEIEILLRYGQHPNIITLKDVYDNGKQVFLVTELMRGGELLDRILKQKFFSEREASAVLHTITRTVEYLHSQGVVHRDLKPSNILYVDDSGNPESIRICDFGFAKQLRANNGLLMTPCYTANFVAPEVLKRQGYDEGCDIWSLGVLLYTMLAGFTPFANGPEDTPDEILNRIGNGHFSLGGGNWETMSDAAKDLVSKMLHVDPHQRLTARQVLRHPWIVHRDKLPNSQLPHHDPKLVKGAMAATYSALKNSQPPPELKPIESSFLAQRRVRKLPSTSL from the exons ATGTGGAGGTTCCTATTTCGCACCAAAACCCAGACAGGAGAG GAAGATGGAGACATCAAGGAGATCAACATTACCCACGTGGTCAAGGAGGGCTCGGAGAAGGCTGATGCTTCTCAGTTTGAGCTCCTCAAAGTTTTGGGTCAGGGGTCCTTTGGCAAA GTGTTCCTGGTACGAAAGGTGACGCCTCCAGATGCCAACCAACTCTACGCCATGAAGGTCCTGAAGAAGGCGACGCTGAAAG TGAGGGACCGCGTGAGGACCAAGATGGAGAGGGACATCCTTGCCGACGTCAACCATCCGTTTGTGGTCAAGCTGCACTACG CGTTCCAGACCGAAGGGAAGCTCTACTTGATCCTGGACTTCCTCAGAGGAGGGGATCTCTTCACCAGGCTTTCCAAAGAG GTGATGTTTACAGAAGAGGATGTAAAGTTCTATCTGGCAGAGCTGGCATTAGGACTGGACCACCTCCACAGCCTGGGCATCATATACAGAGACCTCAAACCTGAGAA CATTCTCCTCGATGAAGAGGGCCACATCAAACTCACGG aTTTTGGCTTGTGTAAAGAAGCCATCGACCACGAGAAAAAAGCCTATTCCTTCTGCGGCACTGTGGAGTACATGGCCCCAGAGGTGGTCAACAGGCAGGGACACACGCACAGCGCCGACTGGTGGTCGTTTGGAGTACTAATG TTTGAGATGCTGACCGGCTCTCTGCCCTTTCAAGGAAAGGACCGTAAAGAAACCATGAACCTGATTCTCAA GGCACGTCTGGGAATGCCTCAGTTCTTGAGCGCCGAGGCCCAGTCACTGCTCAGGGCTTTGTTCAAGAGGAACCCGGCCAACAGGCTCG gatCTGGAGCTGATGGTGCCGAGGAGATCAAGCGACATGGCTTCTTCTCCACCATAGATTGGAAT AAACTCTTCAGGAGAGAAATGAAGCCTCCTTTCAGGCCAGCAGTGGCACGTCCGGATGATACCTTCTACTTTGATTCTGAGTTCACATCTCGCACCCCTAAAG ACTCCCCGGGTGTACCCCCCAGCGCCGGAGCCCACCAGCTCTTCAGAGGCTTCAGCTTTATAGCATCaactctgctggaggaggaaggttcGGAGGAACAAGCCAAGCCTCAGCCACACCCAGTGGTGCAG CAACTGCACGGGAAGAACCTGCTGTTCAGCGACGGCTACGTGCTGAAGGAAGACATCGGCATGGGCTCCTTCTCCATCTGCAAACGCTGCATCCACAAAGCCACCAACACCGAATACGCCGTCAAG ATGATCGATAAGACCAGCACGGATCCTTCTGAAGAGATCGAGATTCTGCTTCGGTATGGACAGCACCCGAACATCATAACGCTGAAGGAC GTGTACGACAACGGCAAGCAGGTGTTCCTGGTGACGGAGCTGATGCGAGGAGGGGAGCTGCTGGATCGGATCCTCAAACAGAAGTTCTTTTCGGAGAGAGAGGCCAGCGCTGTTCTTCACACCATCACCAGGACCGTGGAGTACCTGCACTCGCAGGGG GTGGTGCACAGAGACCTGAAGCCTAGCAACATCCTCTATGTAGACGATTCTGGAAATCCGGAGTCCATCCGGATCTGTGACTTCGGCTTCGCTAAGCAGCTGCGTGCTAACAACGGCCTGCTGATGACGCCGTGCTACACTGCTAACTTTGTGGCTCCGGAG GTGCTGAAGCGCCAAGGCTACGACGAGGGCTGCGACATCTGGAGCCTGGGGGTTCTGCTCTACACCATGCTGGCTGG CTTTACACCGTTCGCCAACGGGCCCGAGGACACCCCGGACGAGATCCTGAACAGGATCGGCAACGGTCACTTCAGCCTGGGCGGGGGCAACTGGGAAACTATGTCAGACGCCGCCAAG GACCTGGTGTCCAAGATGCTCCATGTGGACCCCCACCAAAGACTGACGGCCCGGCAGGTCCTCAGACATCCCTGGATCGTCCATAGGGACAAACTGCCCAACAGCCAGCTCCCGCACCACGATCCCAAACTGGTTAAG GGTGCGATGGCAGCCACCTACTCCGCCCTGAAGAACTCCCAACCCCCTCCCGAGCTGAAGCCCATCGAGAGCTCCTTCCTGGCCCAAAGACGTGTGAGGAAGCTTCCTTCCACGTCCCTGTAG
- the rps6ka1 gene encoding ribosomal protein S6 kinase alpha-1 isoform X2, with the protein MWRFLFRTKTQTGERHAQITWIERDFSSIRAKESSGRSTLHQEDGDIKEINITHVVKEGSEKADASQFELLKVLGQGSFGKVFLVRKVTPPDANQLYAMKVLKKATLKVRDRVRTKMERDILADVNHPFVVKLHYAFQTEGKLYLILDFLRGGDLFTRLSKEVMFTEEDVKFYLAELALGLDHLHSLGIIYRDLKPENILLDEEGHIKLTDFGLCKEAIDHEKKAYSFCGTVEYMAPEVVNRQGHTHSADWWSFGVLMFEMLTGSLPFQGKDRKETMNLILKARLGMPQFLSAEAQSLLRALFKRNPANRLGSGADGAEEIKRHGFFSTIDWNKLFRREMKPPFRPAVARPDDTFYFDSEFTSRTPKDSPGVPPSAGAHQLFRGFSFIASTLLEEEGSEEQAKPQPHPVVQQLHGKNLLFSDGYVLKEDIGMGSFSICKRCIHKATNTEYAVKMIDKTSTDPSEEIEILLRYGQHPNIITLKDVYDNGKQVFLVTELMRGGELLDRILKQKFFSEREASAVLHTITRTVEYLHSQGVVHRDLKPSNILYVDDSGNPESIRICDFGFAKQLRANNGLLMTPCYTANFVAPEVLKRQGYDEGCDIWSLGVLLYTMLAGFTPFANGPEDTPDEILNRIGNGHFSLGGGNWETMSDAAKDLVSKMLHVDPHQRLTARQVLRHPWIVHRDKLPNSQLPHHDPKLVKGAMAATYSALKNSQPPPELKPIESSFLAQRRVRKLPSTSL; encoded by the exons ATGTGGAGGTTCCTATTTCGCACCAAAACCCAGACAGGAGAG CGGCACGCACAGATCACCTGGATAGAGCGGGACTTTTCCAGTATTAGAGCAAAGGAGAGCTCCGGCCGCTCTACTCTTCATCAG GAAGATGGAGACATCAAGGAGATCAACATTACCCACGTGGTCAAGGAGGGCTCGGAGAAGGCTGATGCTTCTCAGTTTGAGCTCCTCAAAGTTTTGGGTCAGGGGTCCTTTGGCAAA GTGTTCCTGGTACGAAAGGTGACGCCTCCAGATGCCAACCAACTCTACGCCATGAAGGTCCTGAAGAAGGCGACGCTGAAAG TGAGGGACCGCGTGAGGACCAAGATGGAGAGGGACATCCTTGCCGACGTCAACCATCCGTTTGTGGTCAAGCTGCACTACG CGTTCCAGACCGAAGGGAAGCTCTACTTGATCCTGGACTTCCTCAGAGGAGGGGATCTCTTCACCAGGCTTTCCAAAGAG GTGATGTTTACAGAAGAGGATGTAAAGTTCTATCTGGCAGAGCTGGCATTAGGACTGGACCACCTCCACAGCCTGGGCATCATATACAGAGACCTCAAACCTGAGAA CATTCTCCTCGATGAAGAGGGCCACATCAAACTCACGG aTTTTGGCTTGTGTAAAGAAGCCATCGACCACGAGAAAAAAGCCTATTCCTTCTGCGGCACTGTGGAGTACATGGCCCCAGAGGTGGTCAACAGGCAGGGACACACGCACAGCGCCGACTGGTGGTCGTTTGGAGTACTAATG TTTGAGATGCTGACCGGCTCTCTGCCCTTTCAAGGAAAGGACCGTAAAGAAACCATGAACCTGATTCTCAA GGCACGTCTGGGAATGCCTCAGTTCTTGAGCGCCGAGGCCCAGTCACTGCTCAGGGCTTTGTTCAAGAGGAACCCGGCCAACAGGCTCG gatCTGGAGCTGATGGTGCCGAGGAGATCAAGCGACATGGCTTCTTCTCCACCATAGATTGGAAT AAACTCTTCAGGAGAGAAATGAAGCCTCCTTTCAGGCCAGCAGTGGCACGTCCGGATGATACCTTCTACTTTGATTCTGAGTTCACATCTCGCACCCCTAAAG ACTCCCCGGGTGTACCCCCCAGCGCCGGAGCCCACCAGCTCTTCAGAGGCTTCAGCTTTATAGCATCaactctgctggaggaggaaggttcGGAGGAACAAGCCAAGCCTCAGCCACACCCAGTGGTGCAG CAACTGCACGGGAAGAACCTGCTGTTCAGCGACGGCTACGTGCTGAAGGAAGACATCGGCATGGGCTCCTTCTCCATCTGCAAACGCTGCATCCACAAAGCCACCAACACCGAATACGCCGTCAAG ATGATCGATAAGACCAGCACGGATCCTTCTGAAGAGATCGAGATTCTGCTTCGGTATGGACAGCACCCGAACATCATAACGCTGAAGGAC GTGTACGACAACGGCAAGCAGGTGTTCCTGGTGACGGAGCTGATGCGAGGAGGGGAGCTGCTGGATCGGATCCTCAAACAGAAGTTCTTTTCGGAGAGAGAGGCCAGCGCTGTTCTTCACACCATCACCAGGACCGTGGAGTACCTGCACTCGCAGGGG GTGGTGCACAGAGACCTGAAGCCTAGCAACATCCTCTATGTAGACGATTCTGGAAATCCGGAGTCCATCCGGATCTGTGACTTCGGCTTCGCTAAGCAGCTGCGTGCTAACAACGGCCTGCTGATGACGCCGTGCTACACTGCTAACTTTGTGGCTCCGGAG GTGCTGAAGCGCCAAGGCTACGACGAGGGCTGCGACATCTGGAGCCTGGGGGTTCTGCTCTACACCATGCTGGCTGG CTTTACACCGTTCGCCAACGGGCCCGAGGACACCCCGGACGAGATCCTGAACAGGATCGGCAACGGTCACTTCAGCCTGGGCGGGGGCAACTGGGAAACTATGTCAGACGCCGCCAAG GACCTGGTGTCCAAGATGCTCCATGTGGACCCCCACCAAAGACTGACGGCCCGGCAGGTCCTCAGACATCCCTGGATCGTCCATAGGGACAAACTGCCCAACAGCCAGCTCCCGCACCACGATCCCAAACTGGTTAAG GGTGCGATGGCAGCCACCTACTCCGCCCTGAAGAACTCCCAACCCCCTCCCGAGCTGAAGCCCATCGAGAGCTCCTTCCTGGCCCAAAGACGTGTGAGGAAGCTTCCTTCCACGTCCCTGTAG
- the rps6ka1 gene encoding ribosomal protein S6 kinase alpha-1 isoform X3, with protein MPLAQIAEPWPTMELVQLETENGQSTTEDGVTPAVKEDGDIKEINITHVVKEGSEKADASQFELLKVLGQGSFGKVFLVRKVTPPDANQLYAMKVLKKATLKVRDRVRTKMERDILADVNHPFVVKLHYAFQTEGKLYLILDFLRGGDLFTRLSKEVMFTEEDVKFYLAELALGLDHLHSLGIIYRDLKPENILLDEEGHIKLTDFGLCKEAIDHEKKAYSFCGTVEYMAPEVVNRQGHTHSADWWSFGVLMFEMLTGSLPFQGKDRKETMNLILKARLGMPQFLSAEAQSLLRALFKRNPANRLGSGADGAEEIKRHGFFSTIDWNKLFRREMKPPFRPAVARPDDTFYFDSEFTSRTPKDSPGVPPSAGAHQLFRGFSFIASTLLEEEGSEEQAKPQPHPVVQQLHGKNLLFSDGYVLKEDIGMGSFSICKRCIHKATNTEYAVKMIDKTSTDPSEEIEILLRYGQHPNIITLKDVYDNGKQVFLVTELMRGGELLDRILKQKFFSEREASAVLHTITRTVEYLHSQGVVHRDLKPSNILYVDDSGNPESIRICDFGFAKQLRANNGLLMTPCYTANFVAPEVLKRQGYDEGCDIWSLGVLLYTMLAGFTPFANGPEDTPDEILNRIGNGHFSLGGGNWETMSDAAKDLVSKMLHVDPHQRLTARQVLRHPWIVHRDKLPNSQLPHHDPKLVKGAMAATYSALKNSQPPPELKPIESSFLAQRRVRKLPSTSL; from the exons GAAGATGGAGACATCAAGGAGATCAACATTACCCACGTGGTCAAGGAGGGCTCGGAGAAGGCTGATGCTTCTCAGTTTGAGCTCCTCAAAGTTTTGGGTCAGGGGTCCTTTGGCAAA GTGTTCCTGGTACGAAAGGTGACGCCTCCAGATGCCAACCAACTCTACGCCATGAAGGTCCTGAAGAAGGCGACGCTGAAAG TGAGGGACCGCGTGAGGACCAAGATGGAGAGGGACATCCTTGCCGACGTCAACCATCCGTTTGTGGTCAAGCTGCACTACG CGTTCCAGACCGAAGGGAAGCTCTACTTGATCCTGGACTTCCTCAGAGGAGGGGATCTCTTCACCAGGCTTTCCAAAGAG GTGATGTTTACAGAAGAGGATGTAAAGTTCTATCTGGCAGAGCTGGCATTAGGACTGGACCACCTCCACAGCCTGGGCATCATATACAGAGACCTCAAACCTGAGAA CATTCTCCTCGATGAAGAGGGCCACATCAAACTCACGG aTTTTGGCTTGTGTAAAGAAGCCATCGACCACGAGAAAAAAGCCTATTCCTTCTGCGGCACTGTGGAGTACATGGCCCCAGAGGTGGTCAACAGGCAGGGACACACGCACAGCGCCGACTGGTGGTCGTTTGGAGTACTAATG TTTGAGATGCTGACCGGCTCTCTGCCCTTTCAAGGAAAGGACCGTAAAGAAACCATGAACCTGATTCTCAA GGCACGTCTGGGAATGCCTCAGTTCTTGAGCGCCGAGGCCCAGTCACTGCTCAGGGCTTTGTTCAAGAGGAACCCGGCCAACAGGCTCG gatCTGGAGCTGATGGTGCCGAGGAGATCAAGCGACATGGCTTCTTCTCCACCATAGATTGGAAT AAACTCTTCAGGAGAGAAATGAAGCCTCCTTTCAGGCCAGCAGTGGCACGTCCGGATGATACCTTCTACTTTGATTCTGAGTTCACATCTCGCACCCCTAAAG ACTCCCCGGGTGTACCCCCCAGCGCCGGAGCCCACCAGCTCTTCAGAGGCTTCAGCTTTATAGCATCaactctgctggaggaggaaggttcGGAGGAACAAGCCAAGCCTCAGCCACACCCAGTGGTGCAG CAACTGCACGGGAAGAACCTGCTGTTCAGCGACGGCTACGTGCTGAAGGAAGACATCGGCATGGGCTCCTTCTCCATCTGCAAACGCTGCATCCACAAAGCCACCAACACCGAATACGCCGTCAAG ATGATCGATAAGACCAGCACGGATCCTTCTGAAGAGATCGAGATTCTGCTTCGGTATGGACAGCACCCGAACATCATAACGCTGAAGGAC GTGTACGACAACGGCAAGCAGGTGTTCCTGGTGACGGAGCTGATGCGAGGAGGGGAGCTGCTGGATCGGATCCTCAAACAGAAGTTCTTTTCGGAGAGAGAGGCCAGCGCTGTTCTTCACACCATCACCAGGACCGTGGAGTACCTGCACTCGCAGGGG GTGGTGCACAGAGACCTGAAGCCTAGCAACATCCTCTATGTAGACGATTCTGGAAATCCGGAGTCCATCCGGATCTGTGACTTCGGCTTCGCTAAGCAGCTGCGTGCTAACAACGGCCTGCTGATGACGCCGTGCTACACTGCTAACTTTGTGGCTCCGGAG GTGCTGAAGCGCCAAGGCTACGACGAGGGCTGCGACATCTGGAGCCTGGGGGTTCTGCTCTACACCATGCTGGCTGG CTTTACACCGTTCGCCAACGGGCCCGAGGACACCCCGGACGAGATCCTGAACAGGATCGGCAACGGTCACTTCAGCCTGGGCGGGGGCAACTGGGAAACTATGTCAGACGCCGCCAAG GACCTGGTGTCCAAGATGCTCCATGTGGACCCCCACCAAAGACTGACGGCCCGGCAGGTCCTCAGACATCCCTGGATCGTCCATAGGGACAAACTGCCCAACAGCCAGCTCCCGCACCACGATCCCAAACTGGTTAAG GGTGCGATGGCAGCCACCTACTCCGCCCTGAAGAACTCCCAACCCCCTCCCGAGCTGAAGCCCATCGAGAGCTCCTTCCTGGCCCAAAGACGTGTGAGGAAGCTTCCTTCCACGTCCCTGTAG